The genomic window TGTGGGGAACAACAACCAATGGACACTCTTTACCCAGTGGGGGCCCTGGCAAGCCTGCAACCGCTGTGGCATTCAAGGGGAACGAAAGCGTGTGGGCTTGTGCTATGCCAAGAGATCAGGCCAGTCAGAGCTGCCCTGCGGGCTGGCCAACCTCAGCCCACAAGGGTACCACCGGGGACCTGAGCTGCAGATCGAGGGCTGCTTCATACGCTGCGGGCACAGTGCCGCTGACTCCACCATGGTGCTGTATGGGACTTACcagctggaggaggaggagaacagcACTGTGTGGCTCAGTTGTCCCTTTGCCACCATCTACAGGTAACGGGAGCCAGGTATTTTGCCCTTAGACGGTCCCTTTGATCTATAAATATCCCAGCATTCTCCTCTTTTAGGTCAATGCTGCCTCTGGGCAGCTCCCCTAAAGTTAAGACTTTGTTTCCTCCAGGCAGTAATTGCCTTGACTTTGGGTGACATATTCACCAAACCCTGACTTGTTTTCCTGCCCTGCAGTTCCCTAAAATGGGCTGTGGTTGCTCCTGCCTCAACTCCCCTCCCCGCCCCGCTCCTTTCTTCAAATGGTTGGAGAACACCTCATCACCTTCTTCAGAGAAAGCCAGCCACCCCGTCTAGCTGAGCGACACACCCCAGCTCTTAGAAACAGCTCTCTCCCCAGCACTGGGGTAGTCAGCTTGCCACTCCACTCAGCTAAGGAAAATCCGCTTCATGCTCAGGTTTTGTCTGGCATTGGAGCCAGAGTGGGGAAGACACGGGTTCCAATCCCATCGTAGACACTTAGGAGCCTTGAGACCCTCGGCAGCTCAGCTCAGTGCCTCTGTAAACCGGGAGGGCTGGACTCCAGGGCCACCAAAGGGATCTggagggatagctaggtggtacagtggacagtgtcaggtctggagacaCATCAGGTCTcgaacatttcctagctgtgtgaccctgggcaagtcacttaccccccaccAGCTGCCTGCCTTGGAATGACACTAAGACAgagggtgagggtttaaaaagggaGATTCTTCCTCACATTGTGTCTTCAAGCTGGGTGTGATGATGCCTTGCTCCGATTTCGCAGAGGGAATGATGGTATTTTTGCCCATCAGACCAGAGATGCAGGGAAGCCAGAGGCACGTCACCCCTGACCCCAAGGGGGCCCAGCTTCGCTCCCgactggggtggggagggactAAGAGGGCACCAACCTCTCGTGCTTCCCTCACAGGCCAGTGAGCTGGGAGTCCGATAACACCTCCCCAACGTGGCGGCAGCAGCTGTCTCTCAACAAGACGGGGCTGGTCCTGGATCTCCCCTCTGGAGGCAGCCGCCTGCAGGTGTCCATCTCCGACACGTACCGGTGTTACGTGGCCCGCAAGCTGGTGGGGCGCTTTGATCCTGCCTGGACTCACGACCCGCCGAGGACCCTCGCCCGCTCGGAAATCGTCCGAATCTACTCCGTGATCGAGGCTGTCATGGTGATGGCCGTGCTACTCCTGATCCTGCTCAGCTTTATCCAGATGTGTAGAACTAAGCTGAACACCAACATCTAGAGAAGAAATAAAGTGGGACCATGACGCTTGTCTCTGGCTCTGTGGTGTCCAGCGGGTCCCTCTGGATCTCTGCCAGAGACGTCTGGTCCCCCTTCCCAGCCAGTATGACAACAATAACCACTCACATTCCTCTAGTGCTTATCAGACTGCTGAGGgacagagcctggagtcagaaggacctgggttcggatctgacctcagacacttacaagctgagtgatcctgagtgagtcatttaaccttgtttgcaaaatgatctggagaaggaaatggcaaaccactccagtatccctgccaagaaatcctcaattGGGGTCAAGGGTTGGGTGACGAAAAGGACTCAACAAGaaatagtacttttttttttaatcttaccttccatcttagaatcagtactaagtttTGAttcagtaagggctagacaattggggttaagggacttggccaaggtctcacagctaggaagcatttgaggaCCGCAtgtctgtagacctggctctatccaccgagccgcctagctgccccaacaataACATTTTCAAAGTGCCATCTCATTTCATGTCCTAAATCAGAGGTTCTCACATTTGGGGGGTCCTGGGTATCTTGGGGAGTCTGGTAGAATCTGTGGACTTGTGGCCttagaaaaatgctttaaatgcataaaataaaatacctaggatagcaaaggaaatcaattatccTGAAATAAAGGTa from Monodelphis domestica isolate mMonDom1 chromosome 4, mMonDom1.pri, whole genome shotgun sequence includes these protein-coding regions:
- the FAM187B gene encoding protein FAM187B, with the translated sequence MPHILLFFCLSLPGLWAWDSVRCYRGGHSCLAFITPNPTTLSCPAKESTWFFQPLSHSFPRKSQVIPEVSGDLHLQHTSTDQSGTYHCQDEAGNTRVVYNVDFQDGTKLYVSHSELNQLPLKNQTVGNNNQWTLFTQWGPWQACNRCGIQGERKRVGLCYAKRSGQSELPCGLANLSPQGYHRGPELQIEGCFIRCGHSAADSTMVLYGTYQLEEEENSTVWLSCPFATIYRPVSWESDNTSPTWRQQLSLNKTGLVLDLPSGGSRLQVSISDTYRCYVARKLVGRFDPAWTHDPPRTLARSEIVRIYSVIEAVMVMAVLLLILLSFIQMCRTKLNTNI